The following DNA comes from Amycolatopsis solani.
TTCGAGTTCGGACAGCTGCCCGGCTGGCCAGCCCGTGTTGCCGGTGAAGGTCAGGCGCAGGGTGCGCGCCGACGTCGCCGGGAGGCTGACGGTGGCGGTGTTCCCGGACGCCGGGTCGAACGTGTAGCTCGCGGCCGCCTTGACGCCGTCGACCGAGATCGTCTGCGTCCGCGCACCCCACGAAGGCGGCAGCTTGAGCACCAGCCGCGAAACGCTGACCGTGCTGCCGAAGTCGACGGTCACCGACTGCGGGAACGCGTTGTTCGTGCTCTCCCAATAGGAGTTCGCGTCGCCGTCGACGGCGTTGGCCGGCGGGAAGCCACCCTGGGAGCCGGACGCGCTGACGCTCTTGCGCAGCGCGAGGTGCCCGGTGGGCTGAGTCGTGGTCGGGGGAGTGGTGGTGGTCGTGCCGCCGCCGTTGTCCGAGCCGTAGACCGGCGTCGGCCACGAGCCGCAGAACGTCGTCGTCCAGCCCGAGTTGCCGCCCTGGTCGGCCAGGCCCGCCATCGCGTCCGGGCCCATGCAGTTGTAGACGCCCGCACGCCCGACCCCGGTCGCGACGACGTTCTTCACCGAACCGCTCGGCTTGGCCTGGATCTGCCACGCGAACGTGCCGGCACCGGTGATCCGGACGTTCGTGAAGTGCACGTCGGTGGTGGCGCTGTCGATGAACTGGATGGCTTCGTAGTTGTTGTCCTGCAGGTCGAGGTCGGTGACGTCGACGCGGCCGGTGATCGCGGAGTCGCGGCCGTCGAACCACAGCGCGCCGACGCCGAACTGCCAGTTCGAATCGAGCACGCCGGTGCGGACGGCGGTGTTGCGCGCGACCGTCGTGGTGCCCGCCAGCGGGACCGCGCTGAACCGGTTGGCGATGTGGATGCCGCCGCCCTGGTCCTGGTTGTCCGCCACGACGTTGTCGGCGACGGTGTTGTCGTGCCCGCCGTAGATCGCGATGTTGTTGGCGAGGATCGGCAGCAGCACGGTGTTGAAGGAGAACGTGTTGTGGTGGTCGGCGTCGTGCTCGGACCACATCGCCAGGCCGTCGTCGCCGGTGTTGCGCAGGAAGTTGTTGGTCACGGTGACGTTGCTGATGCCCTGGTGCAGGTTCAGCCCGTCGGCAGTCTGGTCGAGGATCCGGTTGCCGGACACGGTGAGCCCGTCGAACGGCCCGTCGAGCCACAACCCGACCTTCGTGTGCTGCAGCCACAGGTTCTGCACGACCGAGCCGCCGCCCAGCGCGCCGCCGATGGCGTTGGACTGGTCGCAGTCGACGCGGGCGTCGACCTGGCCGATGATCGCGAAGTCATAGAGCTTCACCGCGCTGCTCGTGCCGGGCACGGCCGCGTTGCCGGGGTAGGTCGACGTCCCGCAGCTGGCCGGTTCGCCCTTGCCGAAGATCCCGGCACGCGGGCCGGTGAGCACCGAGTACCAGGGCCCGGCGCCGCGGATCGTCACCTGGTCGACGGTGATGTGGTGGCCGAGGATGAAGGTGCCGGACGGGATCCAGACCTCCTTGCCCTGGCTCTTCGCGGCTGCCACGGCGGAGTCGAACGCACCCGCGTCGTCGCTCGTGTCGCCCGCGGTGGCGCCGTAGTCGGTGACGGACACCGAGTTCGACGGCCGGGTGGCAGCGGCGCCGACCTGCTCGAAGTCGGCGAGGTCGATGGTCGCCGGGACGTCGCCCGCGTCGACCTGCAGCTTGATCTTCGTGCCCGCTGGGTACGACGTGCCGAGCAGCGCGCGGGTCTCGTCGTAGAAGTGGTGCGCGTGGCCGTCACCGGGGTTGTTCGTGAACGGGTACGAGCCGTAGTACCAGGCCCACTTCGACGTCAGGGCGATATCGCGGTTGTGCGTTCCGCCGACGTACAGCGAGATCGTGCCGTTCACCGAATCCGGGACGCTGTACCGGAAATCGATCGAGTTCGCCGGCGCGGTGAGCGTGAACTCGACGTACTGGCCCTGGCCGGAAAGCGTCACCGCCTTCCGGCCGGACGCTTCGCCGGCGAGGGTGCCCGCGGCGCGGTTCGGGCCGATGACCGAGCCGTTGGTGGCGCCGGATTCGGCTTCCTGTTCCAGGAAGGGGACCGTCGCACCGCGACCGGCGGCGAGCGCCGTGCTTTCCGCCGGTGCGGCGGCGATCGTGAGCCCGGCGGCGGCGATCACCGCCGCGGCTAATGCGCCGTAACGGATTTTGGGCGCGCTGAAGACAGAGCTGGGAGACATGGGCGGCACTGGCCTTTCCGCAGCAGGTGGGGACCTCTGTGACCGGGATCATACGAATCCCGGACAAGAATCCGCAATAGTTGAACGAACTTACGCAAGTTTGCGACAGGAAGTGACGAGGCCGCCGGATGTCCGACGCCCGCTTACGCCTCGCGGAGCAACGCCGCCGACGGGGGAACGCGCTGATAGTTTCTGGGGATGAGCCAGCGACGCGCTGACGGCAGCGCAGGGGACGCGGACTACGGCGCGATCGGTGGCGTGTACACCGATTACCGCAAGCCGGACCCGCGCATCGGCCAGTACCTCCTCGACGCGCTGGGCGACGCGCGAACCGTGCTGAACGTCGGCGCGGGCGCCGGGGCGTACGAGCCCGAAGACCGCGAAGTGACCGCCGTCGAGCCCTCGGCGTCGATGCGCGCGCAGCGCCCGGCCGGCCTGCCGCCCGCGGTGGACGCCGTCGCCGAGAAGCTGCCGTTCCCGGACCGCGCGTTCGAGGGCGCGATGAGCACGTTCAGCGTGCACCAGTGGAACGACCTCTGGCTCGGGCTGAAGGAGACGCGCCGCGTCACGCGCGGCCCGGTCGCCGTCCTGACCTGCGACCCGGCCCTGCTGCGGCGGTTCTGGCTGCTCGACTACGCGCCCGAGGTGATCGAAACCGAGGCCCGGCGCTACCCGCCGGTCGACGACATCGCCGACGGGCTCGGCGGGCACACGTCGATCATCGGCGTGCCCATCCCGAGCGACTGCACCGACGGCTTCAACGAGGCCTACTACGCGCGGCCCGAACGGCTGCTGGACCCGGGCGCGCGGCTGTCGTGCTCGGCGTGGAGCTTCGTCGACGACCGCGTGCACCACCGCTTCGCCGCGGAACTGCAGCACGACCTCGACGACGGCACGTGGGACCGCCGCTACGGCAAGCTGCGCGAGCAGGAGACGTTCGAAGGGTCGCTGGTGCTCGTGGTCTCGGACCCCACGACGTGACGCCGCCGCCGTTCGACCCGGAGCTGGCGCCCGTCGTCGAGGAGCTGCGGGCCCTGCGCCCGCCGCTGGCGTCCCCGGCCGACATCCCCGGCCGCCGCGCGCTGAACGCCGCCGAGCACAAGACGGTCGAGGAGCTGGCCGCCGCGTTCCCGGCGCACCGGGTCTCGGAGGAGCACGCGGGCGACGTCCCGCTGCTGGTGCTGGCGCCGGCTTCGAGCGCGGGCGTCCTGTACTACGTCCACGGCGGCGGCACGATCGTCGGCAGCCACCTCGGCGCGGACGTGCCGAACCTGCTGGACTGGGCGGCCGAGGCGAACCTGACCGTCGTTTCGCCGGGCTACCGGCTGGCGCCGGAGCACCCGTACCCGGCGCCGGTCGAGGACTGCTACACCGGTCTCGTCTGGACGGCCGAGCACCTCCCGGGCCGGCTGCTGATCGGCGGGATCAGCGCGGGCGGCGGCCTCGCGGCGGCCACGGCGTTGCTCGCTCGCGACCGCGGCGGCCCGGCACTGGCCGGCCAGCTACTGCTCTGCCCGATGCTGGACGACCGCAACGACACCCCGTCCGCGCTCGAGCTCGACGGCCGCGGCCTGTGGGACCGCACGGCGAACAACGTCGGCTGGACGGCCTACCTCGGCGACCGCCGCGGCACCGCGGACGTCCCACCGTACGCGGCCGCGGCCCGCGCCGAGGACCTGTCCAGCCTGCCCCCGGCGTTCCTGGACGTCGGCACGGCGGAGACGTTCCGCGACGAGGTGGTGACGTACGCGTCCCGGCTGTGGCAGGCGGGCGGCGAGGCCGAGCTGCACGTGTGGCCGGGCGGCTTCCACGGCTTCGACTCCCTGGCCCCGAAGGCGTCGATCAGCCGGGCGGCGCGCGCCGCCCGGCTGACCTGGCTGCGCCGCCTACTCGGCCAGTAGGGCCTCAGCTCCCGCTTCAAGCGCCCCAATGTGGCCTTCGGTGCGTCTGACGCACCCAAGGCGGCCTTCGGTGCGTCAGACGCAACCAAGGCCGCCTTGGGGCGCTCGCCTACTCGGCTAGGAGGGCCTGCAGTTCCCGGACCGCGACCGCCAGGTCTCCGGCGAAGCGGTGCATCTCCGCCGACACGTGCTTCGGCGTGCTCAGGTAGATGTTCCAGCGGTCCGGCAGGAGCACGTACGCGATGCCGATGCACTGCGGGCTCGTCGAGCCGAACCCGAAGTACTGGATGTTGACCGACGGGGCCGAGCTGGTGCTCAGGTAGTCGTCGCGGGTCTTCAGCCAGCCCGGCGACGAATACAGTGCCGGGTCCGAGGTGTCCCCGCGGCGTTTCCCGATCAGCTGCAGCTCCCACAGGTGCTGCTCGGGTGCGTCACCGGCCTGGCACTCCTTCGCACGGGCGACGTGCTTCGCCGCCGCCGCGCGGAAGGCCGACCGCTTCTCCTCGTCGGACGCCGCCGGGTCGGTCATGACGTCGGCGAAGCGCACGACCTCGGGGGTCACCACCCGCATGGCTTCGGTGCGGCCGTTCTGGAACTGCCGGGTGGCGATCGACTCGTACGTCGCCCCCGTCAGTCCCTTCGCGCGGCGGTGTGCCAGCTGGTACGACATC
Coding sequences within:
- a CDS encoding alpha/beta hydrolase fold domain-containing protein — protein: MTPPPFDPELAPVVEELRALRPPLASPADIPGRRALNAAEHKTVEELAAAFPAHRVSEEHAGDVPLLVLAPASSAGVLYYVHGGGTIVGSHLGADVPNLLDWAAEANLTVVSPGYRLAPEHPYPAPVEDCYTGLVWTAEHLPGRLLIGGISAGGGLAAATALLARDRGGPALAGQLLLCPMLDDRNDTPSALELDGRGLWDRTANNVGWTAYLGDRRGTADVPPYAAAARAEDLSSLPPAFLDVGTAETFRDEVVTYASRLWQAGGEAELHVWPGGFHGFDSLAPKASISRAARAARLTWLRRLLGQ
- a CDS encoding class I SAM-dependent methyltransferase yields the protein MSQRRADGSAGDADYGAIGGVYTDYRKPDPRIGQYLLDALGDARTVLNVGAGAGAYEPEDREVTAVEPSASMRAQRPAGLPPAVDAVAEKLPFPDRAFEGAMSTFSVHQWNDLWLGLKETRRVTRGPVAVLTCDPALLRRFWLLDYAPEVIETEARRYPPVDDIADGLGGHTSIIGVPIPSDCTDGFNEAYYARPERLLDPGARLSCSAWSFVDDRVHHRFAAELQHDLDDGTWDRRYGKLREQETFEGSLVLVVSDPTT
- a CDS encoding discoidin domain-containing protein translates to MSPSSVFSAPKIRYGALAAAVIAAAGLTIAAAPAESTALAAGRGATVPFLEQEAESGATNGSVIGPNRAAGTLAGEASGRKAVTLSGQGQYVEFTLTAPANSIDFRYSVPDSVNGTISLYVGGTHNRDIALTSKWAWYYGSYPFTNNPGDGHAHHFYDETRALLGTSYPAGTKIKLQVDAGDVPATIDLADFEQVGAAATRPSNSVSVTDYGATAGDTSDDAGAFDSAVAAAKSQGKEVWIPSGTFILGHHITVDQVTIRGAGPWYSVLTGPRAGIFGKGEPASCGTSTYPGNAAVPGTSSAVKLYDFAIIGQVDARVDCDQSNAIGGALGGGSVVQNLWLQHTKVGLWLDGPFDGLTVSGNRILDQTADGLNLHQGISNVTVTNNFLRNTGDDGLAMWSEHDADHHNTFSFNTVLLPILANNIAIYGGHDNTVADNVVADNQDQGGGIHIANRFSAVPLAGTTTVARNTAVRTGVLDSNWQFGVGALWFDGRDSAITGRVDVTDLDLQDNNYEAIQFIDSATTDVHFTNVRITGAGTFAWQIQAKPSGSVKNVVATGVGRAGVYNCMGPDAMAGLADQGGNSGWTTTFCGSWPTPVYGSDNGGGTTTTTPPTTTQPTGHLALRKSVSASGSQGGFPPANAVDGDANSYWESTNNAFPQSVTVDFGSTVSVSRLVLKLPPSWGARTQTISVDGVKAAASYTFDPASGNTATVSLPATSARTLRLTFTGNTGWPAGQLSELEAYSS